In the Mytilus trossulus isolate FHL-02 chromosome 1, PNRI_Mtr1.1.1.hap1, whole genome shotgun sequence genome, one interval contains:
- the LOC134706657 gene encoding uncharacterized protein LOC134706657 — translation MAGENERTVVLCMDGSYHSDLAFDWYKSHIKKDNDYVIIATCFDRHAYGIYAFGTADSAELASQLQRDIDSHKEHAEELKIKLAKEGMKGEVFITAGKAGENAIKVAHERNAAMIVCGARGHGTVRRTIMGSNSEYIMHHADIPVIICRHKPHQNPTAEHKHEDKHKH, via the exons ATGGCTGGTGAGAATGAACGGACTGTTGTGCTTTGTATGGATGGGAGCTATCATTCAGATTTAGCTTTTGATT ggtACAAgtctcatataaaaaaagacaatgaCTACGTCATAATAGCGACCTGCTTCGATAGACATGCCTATGGAATTTATg CATTTGGGACGGCTGATTCTGCCGAGCTGGCTTCACAACTCCAAAGAGATATTGATTCACACAAAGAGCATGCTGAAGAACTTAAGATAAAGCTAGCTAAAGAAGGA atGAAAGGGGAAGTTTTTATAACTGCTGGAAAGGCCGGTGAAAATGCAATCAAAGTGGCCCATGAAAGAAACGCTGCAATGATAGTGTGTGGTGCCAGAGGTCATGGAACTGTACGACGTACGATCATGGGAAGCAATAGCGAGTACATAATGCACCATGCCGACATACCTGTCATAATATGTCGACATAAACCTCACCAGAATCCTACAGCTGAACATAAACACGAGGACAAACACAAGCACTAA